A window from Chryseobacterium vaccae encodes these proteins:
- a CDS encoding FKBP-type peptidyl-prolyl cis-trans isomerase produces the protein MKKLLFISAVSLLSCNRNAQTAHPPVGGVLSQKDLDVSKNRMKNLNTIERGQIQDWISGQSVKYFPTQLNYWVTVEGFDQREKRADETFISYSYDLYDFDQTKIYDEPFVRKEARFGHFDELKAVENALRFMRDGEEVTLLVPSSLAYGTFGDEKKIDNDIPLIIKLKAL, from the coding sequence ATGAAAAAATTACTCTTCATATCAGCAGTAAGTCTGTTAAGCTGTAACAGGAATGCGCAGACGGCTCACCCTCCTGTAGGAGGTGTTTTAAGCCAGAAAGACCTTGATGTTTCCAAGAACAGGATGAAGAACCTGAATACCATTGAAAGGGGACAGATCCAGGACTGGATCAGTGGTCAGTCTGTGAAATATTTTCCTACACAGCTTAATTACTGGGTAACAGTAGAAGGTTTTGATCAGAGAGAAAAAAGAGCCGATGAGACTTTTATTTCTTATTCTTATGATCTTTATGACTTTGATCAGACGAAGATCTATGATGAACCTTTTGTGAGAAAAGAAGCCAGATTCGGGCATTTTGATGAACTGAAAGCGGTAGAGAATGCTTTGCGTTTTATGCGTGATGGGGAGGAAGTAACGCTTTTGGTACCATCTTCACTGGCTTACGGAACCTTTGGAGATGAAAAGAAAATAGATAACGATATACCCTTAATCATAAAATTAAAAGCGCTATAA
- a CDS encoding peptidylprolyl isomerase — translation MNVDKETFEGLNNGLYANLQTSKGNLIVKFEDKKAPVTVANFIGLAEGKIDNKAKAKGVPYYDGTIFHRVIKDFMIQGGDPQGTGMGDPGYKFEDEKNDLKHTGKGILSMANSGPNTNGSQFFITEVATPWLDGRHTIFGKVVKGDDVIDAIANVEKGAQDKPKTDIVLEKVSVFSKGDEYKNYDAAKTFNEGKAKIAENNKAFIAKEEAEKKKKEEEFKANQEKMVENLKAGMQKTESGLYYKITKTADGKAPKAGDNVSVHYAGKLVDGTEFDSSFKRNEPIEIPIGMGRVIKGWDEGILLLKEGETATLLIPPAMGYGERGAGGVIPPNAWLIFDVELVKVK, via the coding sequence ATGAACGTAGACAAAGAAACTTTCGAAGGTCTTAATAACGGACTTTATGCAAATCTTCAGACTTCTAAAGGAAATCTGATCGTGAAGTTTGAAGACAAAAAGGCACCAGTTACTGTAGCCAACTTTATCGGGCTTGCAGAAGGGAAAATTGACAACAAAGCTAAGGCTAAAGGAGTTCCTTATTATGACGGAACAATCTTCCACAGAGTAATCAAAGATTTTATGATTCAGGGAGGTGACCCTCAGGGAACAGGAATGGGAGACCCTGGATATAAATTTGAGGACGAAAAGAATGACCTTAAACATACAGGAAAAGGAATCCTTTCTATGGCTAATTCAGGTCCTAATACCAATGGCTCTCAGTTCTTCATCACTGAAGTGGCTACTCCTTGGTTAGACGGAAGACATACGATCTTCGGAAAAGTGGTGAAAGGAGATGATGTGATTGATGCTATTGCCAACGTGGAAAAAGGCGCTCAGGATAAACCTAAAACTGACATTGTATTAGAAAAAGTTTCTGTATTCAGCAAAGGTGACGAGTACAAAAACTACGATGCAGCAAAAACGTTCAACGAAGGAAAAGCGAAAATTGCTGAAAACAACAAAGCTTTTATTGCTAAAGAAGAAGCAGAAAAAAAGAAAAAAGAAGAAGAATTCAAGGCCAACCAGGAGAAAATGGTAGAAAACCTGAAAGCAGGTATGCAGAAAACGGAATCTGGTCTTTACTATAAAATCACAAAAACGGCAGACGGTAAAGCTCCAAAGGCAGGAGATAACGTATCTGTACACTATGCTGGTAAATTAGTAGACGGTACTGAATTTGATTCTTCATTCAAGAGAAACGAGCCTATCGAAATTCCAATCGGAATGGGAAGAGTAATCAAAGGATGGGACGAAGGAATTCTGTTGCTTAAAGAAGGTGAAACTGCTACTTTACTGATTCCGCCTGCAATGGGTTACGGAGAAAGAGGAGCAGGAGGAGTTATCCCGCCAAACGCATGGTTAATCTTCGATGTTGAGCTTGTAAAAGTGAAATAA
- a CDS encoding retropepsin-like aspartic protease: MKKILYTLLTFSTITFSAQGKKFFESGEVKLQAPIEKINMKFAYDLPFVQVMINGKPYNFLFDTGAPTVISSAIYEELGLEKKHSSKVKDSQKNKQEQIFTILPEMIVDKAVFKNVGAIVMDFGASELSCFKMDGILGANQMAKLAWKVNYEGNSLEAAENLSQFDLTGYDIVIPFDPKTQKTPIIKTKILDKKTELTFDTGFSGRLKVGENSYDPKKAGQSVEVYGTNSVGAYGAGKPAPGYIFRLPELALGNRSFANEIANTGGSNLIGNDFFKNFVFILDWSGNKIYMKRIKNETIRLESFGFGYRFIDAKPTVALVYQEENFPLRVGDSIISINDVNLDNLNKESACYYFLNKAEKGQNVIDLKIKREGKVMEMKLEKKEYLKG; the protein is encoded by the coding sequence ATGAAAAAAATCCTCTATACGCTCCTGACGTTTTCTACCATTACATTTTCCGCTCAAGGAAAGAAATTCTTTGAAAGCGGAGAAGTAAAGCTGCAGGCTCCGATAGAGAAAATCAATATGAAATTCGCATACGATCTTCCTTTTGTACAGGTGATGATCAATGGAAAACCATACAACTTTTTGTTTGATACCGGTGCACCCACTGTGATCTCTTCTGCTATTTATGAAGAATTGGGTCTGGAAAAAAAGCATTCCAGTAAAGTAAAGGATTCCCAGAAAAATAAACAGGAACAGATCTTTACTATTCTGCCGGAAATGATTGTAGATAAAGCTGTTTTTAAAAATGTAGGAGCTATTGTCATGGATTTCGGGGCCTCAGAATTAAGCTGTTTTAAAATGGATGGTATTTTGGGAGCCAACCAAATGGCCAAGCTTGCCTGGAAGGTTAATTATGAGGGAAATTCACTGGAAGCAGCAGAAAATCTTTCACAGTTTGATCTGACCGGGTATGATATTGTGATTCCCTTCGATCCGAAAACCCAGAAAACACCAATTATTAAAACTAAAATTTTAGATAAAAAAACAGAACTGACCTTTGATACTGGTTTTTCAGGAAGGCTTAAAGTAGGAGAGAACAGCTATGATCCGAAAAAAGCAGGACAAAGTGTGGAAGTTTACGGAACCAATTCTGTAGGAGCTTATGGAGCAGGAAAGCCAGCACCTGGCTATATTTTCAGACTACCGGAACTCGCATTGGGAAATAGAAGTTTTGCCAATGAAATTGCCAATACCGGAGGTTCAAACTTAATCGGAAATGACTTTTTCAAAAATTTTGTTTTCATTCTCGACTGGTCCGGAAATAAAATCTACATGAAACGCATTAAAAATGAAACGATCAGGCTGGAGTCTTTTGGGTTCGGATATCGCTTCATTGATGCTAAGCCAACGGTTGCTCTGGTATATCAGGAAGAGAATTTTCCATTGAGAGTTGGTGATTCTATCATCAGTATCAATGATGTGAATCTTGATAACCTTAATAAGGAAAGCGCCTGCTATTATTTCCTCAACAAGGCGGAAAAAGGGCAGAATGTAATTGATCTGAAAATAAAAAGAGAAGGAAAAGTGATGGAAATGAAATTGGAGAAGAAGGAATACCTGAAGGGATGA
- a CDS encoding M28 family peptidase, translated as MKKILGTSLLIFGMAVFGQSKEDSIQFSKISIEILNHGKGYEDLRDLTKNIGHRLSGSKAYDQSVKWAEQKLREAGADKVWLQEVMIPVWERGKESLHIKAADGKWKSLKMLSLGNSEGTGGKDVSGEIIMVKSMEEYEKLPAEKVKDKIVFFNYPFSQSFVETFRGYGDAAKYRVNAATLTAKKGGKFAIIRSLSSAFDDVPHTGAMRYEDKITKVPAAAIGNTTADELEALLKKQKVTAKLNSNCGMKGEKLSHSVIGEITGKKDNSVIVVGGHLDSWDVGEGAHDDGAGIVQSIEVLRTFKKLGIQNNHTIRAVCFANEENGLKGGLQYGKTVKEKNEKHLFAIESDAGGFTPRGIALEMDDAKRNQIKSWTKLFFPYGVYNFEGVYSGADISPLQQMGVPTAELVPDSQRYFDIHHTEEDTFEKVNRRELLLGASAMTQLIYMIDKNW; from the coding sequence ATGAAAAAGATATTAGGAACCTCATTATTAATTTTTGGAATGGCTGTTTTCGGCCAGTCTAAGGAAGATTCCATACAATTCAGTAAAATTTCCATAGAGATATTGAACCATGGGAAAGGTTATGAAGATCTGAGAGATCTGACTAAAAACATCGGACACCGTTTGAGTGGCTCCAAAGCTTATGACCAATCCGTAAAATGGGCTGAACAGAAACTCCGTGAGGCCGGAGCTGATAAAGTATGGCTTCAGGAAGTGATGATTCCGGTCTGGGAAAGAGGTAAAGAATCATTACACATTAAAGCCGCAGACGGAAAGTGGAAAAGCCTGAAAATGCTTTCCCTTGGAAATTCTGAAGGTACGGGCGGAAAAGATGTATCTGGAGAGATCATCATGGTGAAATCTATGGAGGAATATGAAAAACTCCCGGCAGAAAAGGTAAAAGATAAGATTGTATTTTTCAACTACCCTTTCAGCCAGTCTTTTGTAGAAACCTTCAGAGGGTATGGTGATGCCGCAAAATACAGAGTAAATGCAGCTACTTTAACCGCTAAAAAAGGTGGAAAATTTGCCATTATCAGATCTTTATCCTCTGCATTTGATGACGTACCTCACACAGGGGCCATGCGCTATGAAGACAAGATCACCAAAGTTCCGGCTGCTGCAATCGGGAACACAACGGCCGACGAACTGGAAGCATTATTGAAAAAACAGAAAGTTACCGCCAAGCTTAATTCCAATTGCGGAATGAAGGGTGAAAAGCTCTCCCACTCCGTTATTGGTGAAATTACCGGTAAAAAAGACAACAGCGTGATTGTTGTAGGTGGACATCTTGACTCATGGGATGTAGGCGAAGGGGCTCATGATGATGGAGCCGGAATTGTACAGAGTATTGAGGTATTAAGAACTTTCAAAAAACTGGGTATCCAGAACAACCATACCATCAGAGCAGTATGTTTTGCCAATGAAGAAAATGGCTTAAAAGGTGGTCTTCAGTACGGAAAAACAGTGAAAGAGAAAAATGAAAAACATCTTTTTGCCATAGAGTCTGATGCAGGAGGTTTTACCCCAAGAGGCATTGCTTTAGAAATGGATGATGCCAAAAGAAACCAGATCAAAAGCTGGACAAAATTATTCTTCCCTTACGGTGTTTATAATTTTGAAGGTGTATATTCAGGAGCAGACATCTCTCCGCTTCAGCAGATGGGGGTACCAACAGCAGAACTTGTTCCGGATTCTCAGAGATATTTTGACATTCATCATACGGAAGAAGATACTTTTGAAAAGGTAAACCGCAGAGAACTTCTTTTAGGAGCATCTGCGATGACACAGCTTATTTATATGATTGATAAGAACTGGTAA
- a CDS encoding M28 family peptidase — translation MKKIFIILPLFLSGFLFSQKKPQKKPAGRTSIPVKLNYHDEFKKISDEIMTNGRAYDNLGELTKGVGPRFSATPGYAKAVEWAEKKFKEIGIDMIWRQEAKAPVWIRGKESLQIKTGNGDWKNIRMLSFGNSEGTGGKDLTGEIVLINSTSELNAMSIGQLKDKIVFVNVPMDPKIINTSDSYLLTAKSKLISASVIAKTGAKALIIRSLTTANDDTPHAKMIYYEPDDKIKIPALSIGVRSADELEKTLKKQKVTAKINMTAESKGDATNPNIIAEIQGKKDSKVIVLGAQLDSWDISEGAIDDGTGVVQCIEVLRTLKALGYENNHTIRVVLFANSENGGQGREMYAAYVKKKEERHVFALGTDAGGYSPRGFSLDMSPQRRRLVYPWKEYFLPYGVYDFDQTDAVQDISPLKKQDIPLAELVVDTQRYFDYHHSEQDTFDKVNKRELLLGAVVITQMIFMVDKNW, via the coding sequence ATGAAAAAAATCTTCATTATACTTCCACTCTTTTTGAGTGGATTTTTATTTTCTCAAAAAAAACCACAGAAAAAACCTGCCGGTAGAACATCAATTCCTGTAAAATTAAATTACCACGACGAATTTAAAAAGATCTCGGACGAGATCATGACCAATGGCAGGGCTTATGATAACCTTGGAGAGCTCACAAAAGGGGTCGGACCGCGTTTCAGCGCTACTCCCGGCTATGCCAAAGCAGTAGAATGGGCAGAAAAAAAGTTCAAAGAAATTGGTATTGATATGATCTGGAGACAAGAGGCCAAAGCTCCTGTCTGGATCAGGGGAAAAGAATCTTTACAGATAAAAACAGGAAATGGAGACTGGAAAAATATCAGAATGCTTTCTTTCGGAAACTCTGAAGGAACAGGTGGAAAGGATCTGACAGGGGAAATTGTTTTAATAAATTCAACGTCAGAACTTAATGCAATGTCAATAGGCCAGTTAAAAGACAAAATAGTTTTCGTGAACGTGCCTATGGACCCGAAAATCATCAACACCAGCGACTCCTATTTACTTACTGCAAAATCAAAATTGATTTCTGCTTCCGTTATTGCTAAAACCGGTGCAAAAGCATTAATTATAAGATCATTAACAACAGCGAATGATGATACCCCTCATGCTAAAATGATTTATTATGAACCTGATGACAAAATTAAAATTCCTGCTTTATCAATAGGGGTAAGATCAGCAGATGAGCTGGAAAAAACATTAAAAAAGCAGAAAGTTACGGCTAAAATCAACATGACCGCAGAATCAAAAGGAGATGCAACAAATCCAAATATTATTGCTGAAATTCAGGGTAAAAAAGATTCTAAAGTCATTGTTTTAGGCGCTCAGCTTGATTCGTGGGATATTAGTGAAGGCGCTATTGATGATGGAACCGGGGTTGTTCAGTGTATCGAAGTTTTAAGAACATTGAAAGCCCTTGGATATGAAAACAATCACACCATCCGGGTAGTTTTGTTTGCCAACAGTGAAAACGGAGGACAGGGCCGCGAAATGTATGCTGCTTATGTGAAAAAGAAAGAAGAAAGGCATGTATTTGCCTTAGGAACAGATGCCGGAGGTTATTCTCCACGGGGATTTTCTTTAGATATGTCACCACAGAGAAGAAGACTGGTTTATCCCTGGAAAGAATATTTTCTTCCTTACGGCGTTTATGATTTCGACCAAACCGATGCTGTTCAGGATATTTCCCCTTTGAAAAAACAGGATATTCCTTTAGCAGAACTTGTTGTAGATACTCAAAGATATTTCGATTACCATCATTCTGAACAGGATACTTTCGACAAAGTGAATAAAAGAGAACTTCTTCTTGGAGCCGTTGTAATCACACAAATGATTTTTATGGTTGATAAAAACTGGTAA
- a CDS encoding DUF1015 domain-containing protein: MPIFKPFRGIRPHKDLESTFPTHPLDNFTQEEITEKAQIENTYINMIKPYVVSKSKDIDRNLRKIRSTFEELLDDKKLVQDNSAYYLYEQIYPNKQIFRGLLGLASIEDFWNGKIKRHESTIPQKKEKLAHYLEKVSLQAEPVLLTYPSNSKIELLMNHEEKNVPIFNHVDSIGIRHKIWRIDNRLKLQQFKEVIDQIDSFYIADGHHRIGSTALNAKHHKEKNKKHNGTEAYNFVYSFIVSNQSIKIHDYNRILSDLNGLSSEEFLKKLEEYFLIHEKGEASYFPSQKFHISMYLDGKFYSLHVKHDLRSKEMSLDNLDHHLLDKYIFKSVLKIEDPDSSEKITYVKGTSNIQGINILKEKVESGEGKVGFGIYPVSFNDMIKISDLKLSMPPKCTFIEPKLVTALLMYDMKP; encoded by the coding sequence ATGCCTATTTTCAAACCTTTCCGTGGAATAAGACCTCATAAAGACCTTGAGAGCACTTTCCCTACCCACCCTCTGGATAATTTTACTCAGGAGGAAATTACGGAGAAAGCTCAGATAGAGAATACTTACATCAATATGATAAAACCATATGTTGTGAGTAAATCCAAAGATATCGACCGGAACTTACGAAAGATCCGTTCTACATTTGAAGAGCTTCTGGATGATAAAAAACTCGTTCAGGACAATTCTGCGTACTATCTTTATGAGCAGATCTATCCCAACAAACAAATTTTCAGAGGCTTGCTTGGGCTTGCCAGTATTGAAGATTTCTGGAACGGAAAGATCAAAAGACACGAAAGCACCATTCCTCAGAAAAAAGAAAAGCTGGCTCATTATCTGGAAAAAGTAAGCCTGCAGGCAGAACCTGTTCTCCTTACCTACCCTTCCAATTCCAAGATTGAGCTTCTGATGAATCATGAGGAAAAAAACGTTCCTATTTTCAACCATGTCGATTCTATCGGGATCAGACATAAAATCTGGAGAATAGATAACCGCCTGAAACTTCAGCAGTTCAAAGAAGTGATCGATCAGATTGATTCATTCTATATTGCGGACGGCCACCACAGGATTGGCTCTACAGCATTGAACGCCAAACATCATAAAGAAAAGAATAAAAAACATAACGGAACAGAGGCATATAATTTCGTTTACAGTTTTATTGTTTCCAACCAATCGATCAAGATCCATGATTACAACAGAATTCTGAGTGACCTGAATGGTCTTTCAAGCGAAGAATTTTTAAAAAAGCTGGAAGAGTACTTCCTGATCCATGAAAAGGGTGAGGCATCATACTTTCCTTCACAAAAATTCCATATTTCAATGTATCTGGATGGTAAGTTTTATTCACTTCACGTTAAGCACGATCTTCGTTCAAAGGAAATGTCTCTGGACAATCTGGATCACCACCTGCTTGATAAATATATTTTTAAAAGCGTCCTGAAAATAGAAGATCCTGACAGTTCTGAAAAGATTACCTATGTAAAAGGAACCTCAAACATTCAGGGAATCAATATTTTAAAAGAAAAGGTAGAAAGCGGTGAAGGCAAGGTAGGCTTCGGAATCTATCCTGTAAGTTTCAACGATATGATTAAAATTTCAGATCTGAAACTCAGCATGCCTCCAAAATGTACATTCATTGAACCGAAATTGGTTACAGCACTGTTAATGTATGACATGAAACCTTAA
- a CDS encoding D-2-hydroxyacid dehydrogenase: MKVLANDGISKTGELALKEAGIEVLPNRVAQDHVINFINENNVDVLLVRSATKVKQDLIDACPGLQIIGRGGIGMDNIDVEYAKSKGIKVINTPTASSKSVAELVFGHFFALARFLHESNRLMPLEGETHFNAMKKSFSKAYELSGKTLGVIGFGSIGQEVVKIGIALGMKIKVLTKNPKTKKLTLDFFDGQSLNFEITSTNDMDAFLKDTDFISINTPKTSEYIIDTPQFEKMKDGVYIVNTARGGVINEVTLIDFIESEKVAGAALDVFENEPSPELPLLMNPALSLSPHIGGNTVDAQEKIGAELAEQIIKLQKETIR; the protein is encoded by the coding sequence ATGAAAGTTTTAGCAAACGACGGAATCTCAAAAACAGGAGAACTGGCACTTAAAGAGGCAGGAATTGAAGTTCTGCCCAACAGAGTGGCCCAGGATCACGTTATTAATTTTATTAATGAAAATAACGTAGATGTTCTTTTAGTGAGAAGCGCAACGAAAGTAAAACAAGATCTGATTGATGCCTGTCCTGGTCTGCAGATTATCGGACGTGGAGGTATCGGAATGGATAATATTGATGTAGAGTATGCCAAAAGCAAAGGGATTAAAGTGATCAATACTCCTACAGCCTCTTCAAAATCAGTAGCGGAACTTGTTTTCGGACATTTTTTTGCACTGGCAAGATTCCTTCATGAATCGAACAGGCTGATGCCGCTGGAAGGAGAAACTCATTTCAATGCAATGAAAAAATCTTTCAGCAAAGCTTATGAACTTTCAGGAAAAACACTGGGAGTAATTGGCTTCGGAAGCATTGGACAGGAAGTTGTGAAAATAGGTATAGCTTTAGGGATGAAGATCAAAGTACTTACCAAGAACCCGAAAACAAAAAAGCTTACCCTGGATTTTTTTGACGGACAAAGCCTCAACTTTGAGATTACTTCCACCAATGATATGGATGCTTTTCTTAAAGACACAGACTTTATCAGTATCAATACTCCAAAGACGAGCGAATATATCATAGACACGCCTCAGTTTGAAAAAATGAAAGACGGAGTCTACATTGTAAACACTGCAAGAGGCGGAGTGATCAATGAAGTAACACTGATTGATTTCATCGAGTCGGAAAAAGTAGCCGGAGCAGCACTGGACGTTTTTGAAAACGAACCCAGCCCGGAACTTCCCTTACTGATGAATCCTGCATTATCCCTTTCCCCTCACATAGGCGGAAATACAGTGGATGCACAGGAAAAAATCGGTGCTGAACTTGCGGAACAAATTATTAAGCTACAAAAAGAAACTATAAGATAA
- the serC gene encoding 3-phosphoserine/phosphohydroxythreonine transaminase, translated as MSKKHNFSAGPCILPQEVFEKSAQAILDFNGIGLSLLEISHRSKDFVAVMDEARAIVKRLMNLGDDYEVLYLGSGASMQFAMVPYNLLKTDGKAAYLDTGTWAAGAIKEAKKLGTVDVVDSSKEENYSFIPKNYTVGSEYDYFHCTSNNTIYGTQMKSFPEVDTLMVCDMSSDIFSRQLDFSKFDLIYAGAQKNMGPAGVTLVVIKKEILGKTGRENMLSMLDYSQHISKESMYNTPPVFPIYASLLTLQYLERNGGIAAAEERNEAKAKLLYDEIDSNPLFETFCVKEDRSLMNVSFKLTDESKKEEFDNAWKAAGISGLNGHRSLGGYRASLYNALPIESVQVLVDVMKSIR; from the coding sequence ATGAGCAAAAAGCATAATTTCAGCGCAGGACCATGCATTTTACCTCAGGAGGTATTCGAAAAATCGGCACAGGCCATTCTTGATTTTAATGGAATTGGACTTTCCCTTTTGGAAATTTCCCACAGAAGCAAGGATTTTGTAGCGGTAATGGATGAAGCACGTGCTATCGTAAAAAGGCTGATGAACCTTGGAGATGATTATGAAGTTCTTTATTTAGGAAGCGGTGCCAGCATGCAGTTTGCAATGGTTCCCTACAATCTTTTGAAAACAGACGGTAAAGCAGCCTATCTGGACACCGGAACCTGGGCAGCAGGAGCCATTAAAGAAGCTAAAAAATTAGGAACTGTTGATGTGGTAGACTCTTCCAAAGAAGAAAACTATTCATTCATTCCAAAAAATTATACTGTAGGTTCGGAGTACGACTATTTCCACTGTACCTCCAACAATACGATTTACGGAACCCAGATGAAATCTTTCCCTGAAGTAGATACGCTGATGGTATGTGATATGAGTTCTGACATTTTCTCAAGACAACTCGACTTTTCAAAATTCGACCTTATCTATGCCGGAGCTCAGAAAAATATGGGACCTGCGGGCGTAACCCTTGTGGTGATAAAAAAAGAGATCCTTGGAAAAACAGGAAGAGAAAATATGCTTTCCATGCTGGATTATTCGCAGCACATTTCTAAAGAATCCATGTACAATACCCCTCCGGTATTCCCAATTTATGCATCTCTTCTTACCTTACAGTATCTTGAGAGAAACGGAGGAATTGCTGCTGCTGAAGAGAGAAATGAAGCCAAAGCGAAATTATTATATGATGAAATAGACAGTAATCCATTGTTTGAAACCTTCTGCGTAAAAGAAGACCGTTCTCTGATGAATGTTTCTTTTAAATTAACAGACGAGAGCAAAAAAGAAGAGTTTGACAATGCCTGGAAAGCTGCAGGAATCAGCGGACTGAACGGACACAGAAGTCTGGGAGGTTACAGAGCCAGCCTTTACAACGCACTACCAATTGAAAGCGTACAGGTATTGGTGGATGTTATGAAATCGATCAGGTAA
- a CDS encoding 4Fe-4S binding protein, translating to MAIKITDECINCGACEPECPNNAIYEGAVDWKASEGTTLQGTVTLPSGLTVDANDPQEPVSDDVYFIVTDKCTECKGFHEEPQCAAVCPVDCCVPDEDHVESEEALLNKKAFLHGE from the coding sequence ATGGCTATTAAAATAACTGATGAATGCATTAACTGTGGGGCCTGCGAGCCGGAATGCCCGAATAATGCAATATATGAAGGAGCCGTAGATTGGAAAGCTTCTGAAGGTACTACCCTTCAAGGAACTGTAACACTGCCTTCGGGATTGACGGTTGATGCCAATGATCCACAGGAACCGGTAAGTGATGATGTTTATTTCATTGTTACCGACAAATGTACGGAATGCAAAGGGTTCCATGAAGAACCTCAGTGTGCTGCGGTATGCCCTGTAGACTGCTGCGTTCCGGATGAGGATCATGTAGAATCAGAAGAAGCCCTGCTTAATAAAAAAGCATTTTTACACGGTGAATAA
- a CDS encoding acyl-CoA reductase, producing the protein MNTENQVLGLIKLSDYIKTFLTKDQNNENESDAEFELLLKKSEIENPWFTLDNQKFAFKQWTELLTEENISAWLKNYSVSKNPKRVGLILAGNIPLVGFHDVISVVLSGNIPVIKLSSKDKYMIPFLLKKWNDFSGGLVSFELVERLENFDAVIATGSNNTARYLEYYFKDHPSIIRKNRTSVAVLKGDETNEELQLLAEDIFRYFGLGCRNVTRIFIPQDFVIDRLFENFLHFQDIIHHNKYANNYDYNRAVYLLNQDKFWDNNFVMLKEDDKLFSPLSVINFSRYASLDDVKRFIAENAENIQCIVAKNELGLDSVSFGEAQHPALDTYADNVDTMKFLEVV; encoded by the coding sequence ATGAATACCGAAAATCAAGTTTTAGGACTTATTAAGTTAAGTGACTATATAAAAACGTTTCTGACAAAGGATCAGAACAATGAGAATGAAAGTGATGCAGAATTTGAATTATTGCTGAAAAAATCGGAAATTGAGAATCCGTGGTTTACTCTTGATAATCAGAAATTTGCCTTTAAGCAGTGGACAGAACTGCTTACGGAAGAAAATATCAGTGCCTGGCTTAAAAATTATTCAGTTTCAAAGAACCCAAAAAGAGTAGGGCTTATTTTGGCCGGAAATATTCCTTTAGTAGGATTTCATGATGTGATCTCTGTAGTATTGAGCGGTAATATTCCGGTAATTAAACTGTCTTCAAAGGATAAATACATGATTCCGTTTCTGTTGAAAAAATGGAATGATTTTTCAGGAGGGCTAGTTTCGTTTGAACTGGTAGAAAGGTTAGAAAATTTTGATGCGGTAATCGCTACCGGAAGCAATAATACGGCAAGGTATCTTGAATATTATTTTAAAGATCATCCAAGTATCATCCGTAAAAACAGAACCTCAGTTGCGGTATTGAAAGGTGATGAGACCAATGAAGAACTGCAACTTCTGGCGGAAGATATTTTCCGTTATTTCGGATTAGGCTGTAGAAATGTGACCCGTATTTTTATTCCACAAGATTTTGTGATTGACCGGCTTTTTGAAAATTTCTTACACTTCCAGGATATTATTCATCATAACAAATACGCGAATAATTATGATTATAACAGAGCGGTTTACCTTCTGAACCAGGATAAGTTCTGGGATAATAATTTTGTGATGCTAAAAGAAGATGATAAGCTTTTCAGTCCTCTTTCTGTAATCAATTTCAGCAGATATGCTTCTTTGGATGATGTTAAAAGATTTATAGCTGAAAATGCGGAAAATATTCAGTGTATAGTGGCTAAAAATGAACTGGGATTAGATTCTGTTTCATTTGGGGAAGCGCAGCATCCAGCCCTGGATACCTATGCTGATAATGTGGATACAATGAAATTTTTGGAAGTGGTATGA
- a CDS encoding peptidylprolyl isomerase, whose amino-acid sequence MKKLFLGLALAAAPFMFAQKVAGVTVERPKKEIPTELSKDKAKMFNENLIKFLDAVKVSDRKVIDAMLSDKVKQIVTDDVLKKVKEGIDYTKKLEILKAGYYVTGDNEAYPNLKYKYAGDSSNKEVVSAIFEEDGKILGVMPMNNK is encoded by the coding sequence ATGAAAAAATTATTTTTAGGACTTGCACTGGCTGCTGCTCCGTTTATGTTTGCTCAGAAAGTAGCGGGCGTAACGGTTGAACGTCCCAAAAAAGAAATACCAACTGAGCTGAGTAAAGATAAGGCTAAGATGTTTAATGAGAACCTTATCAAATTTCTCGATGCAGTAAAAGTATCAGACCGTAAGGTTATAGATGCTATGCTTTCTGATAAAGTGAAGCAGATTGTTACTGATGATGTCCTTAAAAAAGTAAAAGAAGGCATTGATTATACTAAAAAGCTGGAAATTCTGAAAGCCGGATATTATGTAACAGGGGATAATGAAGCCTATCCGAATCTAAAATATAAATATGCAGGAGATTCGTCCAATAAAGAAGTGGTCAGTGCGATATTTGAAGAAGATGGGAAAATTCTTGGGGTAATGCCCATGAATAATAAATAA